GGCCAAGGGTCAGTGCTGCACACGAAGCAATCTCAAGCGGAAGGTTCGTCGCTAAGACAATAACCGCAATAAGCGTTGCGACGACCCACCCCAGCAAATACGTCCCGTGCTGCTCGCGGGCGAGTGCTGCAGCACTAGTAATCATTAAGGATGCGGTACATGTTGCACCAATTGTTAATGCACCGAGTAACCAGGCTGGGATGGCGTAGGCGGATCCTAAGATCGTGACCATGAGCCATGGTCCCAACGCGTATGCGGTTATCGAGCCGAGGATTCCGCATACCCACACGATTAATAGTGGCGTGCGAACCGGGGATCCGTGAACGAAGCGCACAATGAGCGTCGATTGGAATTGTTGTAAAGGAACAAGTAGCGGTGCGCGGGTGAGCGTGACCGCATAGATGATTGCTGCTGCTGGTACTGTGCTTGGTTCGGAGTGTACGAATTTGACGATTGTCGGAAAGCCTACGATAAGAACTGCGGTTGCCCCGCTAGCTGCCATAGATGTCAGTGCGCGGCGGACAAAACGGCGGGTGTCGATATCCGCATAAACGTCTATTCCTGGTCGAGTAGCCAAAATAATGACCCAACTTACTGCGCCCATAACGGTAATCACCATAAACGCCAGTAGTTGCCATCCGAGCAGCCAGGCGATTATAGCAAGCACCATGCGTGAACCAGTGTCAAGGGTGATCAGCAAGGCGTAGCGACTCCACAGTTTCTTACCGGAAAGGATACCGCCTACTACCGCCTGAATTGTGTAACTGCCTAGACCTAACGAAAGCAGGAATATGCCGGGTAGTCGATGCTCGCTAATAATTTGCGGTGCCCACCACCAACCTGTTGTTGCCATCACCACCGCAATGGCAAGTGCGATCCATATTCCGACGACCATTGGCCGCGCCCGGTTTTCTACTTGACTAGGCGTTGCGACGGTGCGGGTAGTTTCTTGCATCAGTCCGGTTAATACACCGGTGCCAGCAAAGAATAAACCCCAGTAGGCGGTAAATTCTTCGGCTTTGGCGGTGTTATCGCCAAACGCCCAGGCAGCAACAATGATCACAACGAAGCCGGAGATCCCCGCAATGATGGTGGCTAAAGTCATATATCTCATTGCAGATCCAGCCTTTGTAATATGTGTATTTCTATCCGCGCTGCCGTTTTCACAGACAGCAACTTTACTCCAGCATTGTGTTAAGCCAGCCGTAGACGAGAGCATTCATGAACGCTATTTGTTCATTATTCGCCGCACCTGCGTGTCCACCTTCAGTATTCTCGTAATAATCAACACGCTTACCTGCTTCTTGCAATGCTTGTGCAAAGAGTCGCGCATGTGCCGGGTGAACACGATCATCGCGAGTTGATGTAGTAATGAGCGCAGGTGGATATGGTCGATCAGAAATATTATGCAGTGGTGAATAGCTACGCAGCGTTTCTTTTTCCGCACCCTCGGGATCGCCATACTCCGCCATCCATGACGCGCCGGCTAACAAGGTGTGGTACCGCATCATATCGGTCAACGGAACCTGAATAACTGCTGCGCCAAATGCTTCCGGATAACGAGTCAATGCTACAGCCGTTAGCAATCCACCGTTAGAACCACCGCGTATGGCAATTTGCTCCGGAGTACTGAAACCGCGCTCGACGAGATCACAAATGACCGCATAGTGGTCTTCGTAGCAGACCACGCGGTTATTTTTTATTGCTTGTTCATGCCACGAGGGGCCGAATTCGCCACCGCCACGCAAATTTGCTTGCACATAGTAGTTGCCAGCTTCAAGCCATGGCCCAAGCAAACCACTGTATTGCGGTACTAGTGAGATCTCGAAGCCTCCGTATGCGTAAACGAGAGCTTTATGCGGTCCGTCGAAACGCCCAGTGATGAAATAAGGAATGCGGGTGCCATCGGCAGAGCGTGCCCAATACTGGCGGGTTTCGAGACCATTGGTGCGAAAGAGTTGTGGTGCGCTAGCTACGATTTCGCCGTTGCGATATAGGGTTTCGGGTTGGGTGAAGGAACTTGTTGCAATAAAGACTTCTTCGCTGAAGCGATCGGTGGCAACTACTCGTGCAGTAACCAGTGGAGGTAGTTCGATGGGGCAGGGGGTAAAAGTTTCTAGATCGTAGGCAATGATGTGGCTGGAGACATTATCAAGAATGGTTACCAAGACCCGGCTATTGGTGAAATCTAGGGTTTGTACGCTGCTTGTGGGTGTGGGGGTAAAAAGAACATGCACAGTGCGGTTTCCGGCTAAAAACTCATCGAAATTGCATACACCAATACCTCCGGCGGGGATACCGAGAAATTCGCTGCGGGGTAATAAAAATAGCCAGTGACGAAAAACTGAGATAGAACAATCTTGAGCTACTTCGATGATTTGTAAACCCTGCGGGGTGTGTAGGAAAGTACGTTGCGAATAAAAGTCGATTTGTCGGTGGGCGAATAACCGCTGAAAACCGGGGTCAGTATCCGCCCATGCGCTAATCATGAGATCGTCGGCATGCCCAGAGAAAAACTCTTCACTGTCAGCTAATTTTTGCCCGCGCCGCCACAAATGACTGCGTGCCGGATAGCCTGAATTGGTCAAACTGCCTTGACCAAAATCAGTAGAGATTAGCACCGTGTCAGCATCGATCCAACTAATTTCGCTTTTTGCTTCCGGCACATAAAAATCATCAGTAAAAATCCGTGCCTCAATATCAAACTCACGGATTACCACTGCATCACTACCACCGCGGGATAACCGCACTAATGCGAGATCGGCTTCCGGAAAGCGAACGTGTGCTCCCTTCCACACCCAGTTCTCGCCTTCTTCCTTGGCAAGCTTATCGACGTCGATAAGCACCTCCCAGGTACACATATCGGTTGTTCTTCGCCAGAGACCGCGTGGGTTTTTCGCATCGCACCAGAAGTTATACAACCATTTTCCGCGCCGGGTGACATATGTAATGCGGTCATCGCGGTTGAGTTGGTCAAGGAAGCGTTGTTGAAGGGTAGGGTCGCAAAATTGTTGGGTTTTTTGTGACCATTTTTTAGCCCATTGGCAAGCGGCGGGGTCGTCGATACGCAAAAGATCCATGAATGTAAGCATAGAGACGATAACCGCATTGAAGTTGTTTTAAGAAGTCTGCGTGTGATCGTGGTTAAGAAAAAAGTACGTCGCAGTGGTTGTTTGCGACGTACTGTTGTTGTTCCACAATCGCATTCAAAACCGCATAAGGGTTAGTGACTATGAAAGACAGTAAACCGTGAATGCGTACAAGCGTGGTCAGATTTGGTGGCTGAGTTTTAGATTAGATTCCCCAGGCGCGGGCGAAGGTTTCCCAGGAGCCGCGTAGGTCGTCTTGCCAGTAGCCCCAGGAGTGGGTGCCAGTGTTGCGCAAGTTGAAATCGGCAGGGATACCAAGGCTATCGAGCTTGGTCTTAAGCTGGTGGGTGCAGGCATTGGTGACTGCTTCAATGGCGCCACCCTCAATGATGGTTGCTGCACTAGTTGCGGAAGCAGTAGCTGGGTCGAGCTTTTGCAGACGTGGTGAAAGTCCTGGTAGATCCCAAGTTCCGGCTAGGCCAGTGGCGTTGGAAACATAAACGGCGGTGCCGCGTAGTTTTTCTGCGTTGGTCAGTGCGTCGTTATAGATCCATGCTTCGGAGCCAATTGGTCCCCACATTTGCTCTGGGGTGGCTTTACCCCGATCAAGGGTGAGTTTGATGGAAAGAACACCTAGTGGGCTTGAGCTTCCTGGGCAGCCAGAGAAGGAACCGACGGCGTCGTAAAAGCCTGGGTTGTGCTGTGCATAGAGCAAACTGGTGGTAGCAGACATGGACATACCAGTGATAGCGCGCTGGTTATTTGCTTTGAGCATTGGTTCGATGGTTGCTGGAAGCTCTTTGGTGAGGAAGGTCTCCCACATTTGGCGGCCGCCGAGGTGCTCGTTTTCGGATGCCCAGTCGGTGTAGTAAGAGAATTTTCCAGACATAGGGATGATGACGTTAACGTCTTTTTCTTTGTAGAAGTCGATAACGTCGGTTTGCATGACCCAGTTAGCGCGTCCTTCGCCACCGTCGCCACCGTTGAGTAGATAAATGGTGGGTCGATTTTCGTGAGCAGCTTTGATGACCACCAAAGGTATCTCGCGATTATTCATTGAGGGGGAGGTTGCCCACATCTCAACAACACGCTCATTGTCAATTTTGTCGCGCCATGCTGGGGACACAGACTCATTGGTGTATTGCTTCACAGTTGCCTTATCAGCGCTGGCCAGCTGTTGCGGTGTTAGTTCTGCGGCACCGGCAGGAGTGCTGATAAGGAGTGAGACGGCGGCAATAGTTGCTGCTACAGTACGAAGTTTCATGCAGAGATTCCTCTTCTTTGAGCTTTCTTTTAAGCTTTGCGACGCTTATTTGGATCAGAAATCCGTGGACATGTAAAGGTCATATCGCCGCTAACGATACTTTTTAAAGGTACGCGGGCGTAAACGGTGTTGCAAGCGTAATAGTAATGAATAAGATAAATGTCGGTGGTTGGAAAATTACATAAGCAAAGATTTGTTTATGCCCGGCCGTCAGATACATTTTTACCTACGCCGTATACGTGGCCGGATATATAAGGACTTTTATTATGGAACAGATCCTCGTTTTTATTAACACTATTCTTGGCAGCCTTATCCATATTGGCTCTTCCGGCTCTTCGCATTTGGGTTTGCTGCTTAACCTTTTCTAAATAAAGAATCTGTTTGAATATGAACAGGTAGTGATCGAAATTGATCACAGTTTGATGCTTGTTTGAGCATGTGCGCCCGCGATGCGGGCTTTTTCTTTACTTGTGATGGGGAACTTTTACCCCCTGAAAGGAAGAATTCAGTAACAAATATGTTGAATTTTCCGTATTCTAGAGTTCGTGACTGAACATTATGACGTAGTAGTACTTGGTGCGGGCCCTGGTGGCTACGTATCTGCAATCCGCGCGGCGCAGCTTGGTAAGAAGGTAGCTGTCGTCGAAAAGCAGTACTGGGGCGGTGTCTGCCTTAACGTGGGCTGTATTCCGTCGAAAGCACTGCTTAAGAATGCTGAAGTGGCGCATATCTTTAACCATGAGAAGAAGACTTTCGGAATTTCTGGCGATGTCTCCTTCGATTTTGGGGCAGCACATGCACGTTCGCGCAAGGTCTCTGAAGGTATTGTTAAAGGCGTTCACTACCTGATGAAGAAGAACAAGATCACCGAGATCGATGGTCTAGGTTCGTTCAAGGATGCGCACACTCTCGAAATTACTGAGGGCAGTGACGCCGGCAAGACAATTACTTTTGATAATTGCATTATTGCTACCGGATCGGTTGTTCGTTCTCTGCCAGGGGTTGAGATCGGTGGAAATATTGTTTCCTTCGAAGAGCAGATTCTTAAATCTGAAGCCCCGAAGTCTATGGTGATTGTTGGTGCTGGTGCTATTGGTATGGAATTTGCCTATGTGTTGGCGAATTATGGCGTAGACATCACCATCGTAGAGTTTATGGATCGCGTGCTACCTAATGAGGATAAGGACGTTTCCAAGGAAATTGCTAAACAGTATAAGAAGCTGGGGGTCAAGCTTCTTACTGGGCATAAGACCACCGCTATTCGCGATAATGGAACTGGTGTGGAGGTTGATGTCGAATCCAAAGATGGCAGCAAGTCTGAAACTATTTCCGCTGATCGCGTTATGGTTTCCATTGGTTTCGCACCGCGTGTCGACGGCTATGGCCTGGAAAATACTGGTGTGAAGCTTACCGAGCGTGGCGCAATCGATATTGACGAGGAAATGCGCACCAACGTGCCACATATTTTCGCTATCGGTGACGTTACTGCGAAGCTGCAGCTTGCCCATGTTGCTGAGGCACAAGGTGTTGTCGCTGCCGAGGTTATTGCCGGTGTCGAAACCCAGCTACTGGGCGACTATATGAATATGCCGCGGGCAACCTTCTGTAATCCACAGGTTGCTTCTTTCGGTTATACCGAGGAGCAGGCTAAGGAAAAGTTTGCTGATCGCGAGATCAAGGTAGCTACTTTCCCATTCTCTGCTAACGGTAAGGCGCAGGGTCTTGCGGAGGCGGTAGGTTTCGTAAAGATTATTGCCGATGGTGAATTCGGTGAGATTATTGGTGCCCACATGGTTGGTCCAAGCGTTTCTGAGTTGCTACCAGAACTTACTTTGGCGCAGCGCTTTGATCTTACTGCTGAAGAAATCGGTCGCAATGTGCATACTCACCCAACCTTGTCAGAAGCTATGAAAGAAGCTGCTGAGGGAATTATGGGACACATGATTAACCTGTAGGTGCTGATCAACCTGTAACTACAGTAAATAAAAGGGAGCCTTCGGGCTCCTTTTTTGGTTGCCTGCTTCAGCTGTGGCTAGTGGGGCAGGTGGTATCAGCTGTGCGTCAGTATTTTGGTTGAGTCCAAAAAGGGGGTAGCCCAGTTTTGATGTTGGAAAGTGTGGTATTTCGATACTGGTAAAAATGTCACTTTGCGCTTCATTAAAAGCGCAGCTAGCGCCCGGCATCGGAAAGCTATTGAGAAACCGAAACAGTTAAGGCTTGCCTAAACAGCAGGTCGTAGGTGGTTTTTATCCATATGAGGTAAGTCACTACAGGGGTCGTCAAGTGGTTTAACACTGAGTAAACCTAATAAAGTAAAGACGACACTGGAGGTGCCATGACTGTAAATAACATTGATCGTGACGCAATTGCGCACGGAAAAATCACTGAAAAGCCGCTACGTGAGCGGCCAAAGTTGCCGACGTGGGCACTAAAGCTAGGGATGGCCGTTACTGGTCTTATTTTCGCTGCTTTTGTGGTTTTCCATATGGTCGGAAATCTTAAAGTTTTCTTGCCTCATTATGAGGATGGAACTCATCCTATTGATATCTATGGCGAGTGGCTGCGTAATCTTTTGTACCCGCTCTTGCCCCATGAAACATTCCTATGGATCTTCCGCCTCACCCTGCTAGCAGCTATTATCCTGCACATTTATGGTGCATTTGCCTTGACTGCTCGCTCGCACAAGTCGCGCGGAAAGTTCCGCCGCACCAATATGACTGGCGGATTTAACACCTTCGCAACCTCGACGATGCTTGTTACCGGCATTATCTTGCTTGCGTTTATTATCTTCCACATCCTTGATCTCACTGCGGGTGTGGCACCTGCGGCTACCGATGTTTTTGAACACGGTGAGATCTACGCCAACATGGTGGCAAGCTTTAGCCGTTGGCCAGTAACCATTTTCTACATCATTGCCATGGTGGTGCTGTTCTTGCACCTAAGCCACGGTATTTGGTTGGCAATCTCGGATCTCGGTATTACTGGTAAGCGTTGGCGAGCTGTTTTGCTGGCGTGCGCATATATCGTTCCGGCCATCGTTATGATTGGCAACATTTCCATCCCACTATCCATCGCCCTTGGCTGGGTTGGCTAGTAGGCGACGAAGAAGGTTAATTTTATGAGCACTTACTCTGACACCGCTCGCCCTGCGTTCAACCACCCAGAATCCATCGTTCCTGGCGTTCGTCCTGGTACGGTTTTGGACTCGCACGAGCCGCACGGCGTTCCTAAAAAAGAAATGTGGGAGTACCAAAAAAACCACATGGAATTGGTCTCCCCGCTTAACCGTCGTAAATTCCACATTCTTGTGGTTGGTACCGGTCTTTCCGGCGGTGGCGCAGCAGCCGCTCTTGGCGAGCTCGGCTACAACGTCAAGGTATTTACCTATCATGACGCCCCTCGTCGTGCGCACTCTATTGCCGCACAGGGTGGCGTGAACTCCGCTCGTGGTAAGAAGGTTGACAACGACGGCGCATATCGCCACGTCAAAGACACCATTAAAGGTGGCGACTACCGTGGTCGTGAATCGGACTGCTGGCGCTTGGCGTATGAGTCCGTTCGCGTGATCGACCACATGAATGCTATCGGTGCACCTTTTGCTCGCGAATACGGTGGGGCCTTGGCTACTCGTTCCTTCGGTGGTGTGCAGGTTTCTCGTACCTATTACACTCGTGGTCAAACCGGCCAGCAGTTGCAGCTGTCTACCGCCAGCGCATTGCAGCGTCAGATTCACTTGGGCACTGTGGAGATTTTTACCCACAACGATATGCACGACCTCATCATTACTGAGAAGGATGGGCAGAAGCGTTGCGAGGGCTTGATCATGCGTAACATGATCAGCGGTGAATTGGTTGCTCACACCGGTCATGCTGTTATCTTGGCTACCGGCGGTTATGGCAACGTTTTCCACATGTCAACCCTGGCAAAGAACTCCAATGCGGGCGCGATTATGCGCGCCTATGAGCATGGTGCTTACTTTGCGTCGCCATCGTTTATTCAGTTCCACCCAACCGGTTTGCCGGTGAACTCCGAATGGCAGGCAAAGACCATTCTTATGTCTGAGTCTTTGCGTAACGACGGACGTGTGTGGTCACCTATCGTTGCTGGCGATGACCGCGATCCGAACACTATCCCTGAAGAAGAGCGTGATTACTTCCTGGAGCGCCGGTACCCTGCCTTCGGTAACCTGGTGCCTCGCGACGTGGCTTCGCGTGCAATTTCTCAGCAGATCAATAAGGGCCTAGGTGTGGGGCCACTGCACAATGCTGCTTACCTAGACTTCCGTGACTCCATCGAGCGCCTTGGCCAGAGCACCATTCGTGAGCGTTACTCCAACCTCTTCCAAATGTATGAAGAGGCTATTGGCGAAAACCCATATACGGTGCCAATGCGTATCGCCCCAACATGCCACTTCACTATGGGTGGCCTGTGGACCGACTTTAATGAAATGACCTCTATCCCAGGTCTTTTCGCTGCTGGTGAGTGCTCTTGGACTTACCACGGTGCAAACCGTCTGGGCGCAAACTCCCTGCTTTCGGCATCGGTTGATGGTTGGTTCACCCTGCCATTTAGCGTGCCAAACTTCCTAGCCGGACACCTAGGTGAAGAGCGTCTTTCTGACGACGCTCCAGAGGTTAAGGCTGCTCTTGCCCGTGCCCAAGCACGTATTGATCGTTTGATGAATATCAAGGGCGATAATCCACACGGACCTGAGTACTATCACCGCCAGCTCGGTGAAATCCTGTACTTCTCTTGTGGTGTGGCTCGCAATATTGAGGACCTTAAGTCCGGCATCGAGAAGATTCGTGCTCTACGCAAGGACTTCTGGGCAAATATGCGCATGGTTGGCCGTACCGACGAGATGAACCAAGTTCTGGAATACGCAATGCGCGTAGCCGACTACATTGACCTTGGCGAGCTGATGTGCGTGGACGCACTTGACCGCGATGAGTCCTGTGGTGCTCACTTCCGTGACGATCACCTCTCCGAAGAAGGCGAGGCAGAGCGTGACGACGAAAACTGGTGCTTCGTTTCCGCATGGGAGCCAGGCAAAGCTGAAGGCGAGTTCATCCGCCACGCAGAGCCGCTCACCTTCGAATCGATCCCGCTGATGACAAGGAACTACAAGTAATGAAACTCCATCTTGAAATCTGGCGTCAGGCTGGGCCAAACGACGAAGGTCACTTTGAGTCTGTCACGGTCGAAGACGCCGTAGCACAAATGTCTATTCTGGAGTTACTGGATCACGTTAACTCCGGTCTGATCGAAGAGGGCAAAGAACCATTCGCTTTCGCTTCAGACTGCCGCGAAGGTATTTGCGGTACCTGTGGTCTGATGGTTAATGGCCGCCCACACGGTTTGGAAAAGAACAAGCCTTCTTGCCACCAGCGTCTAGAAAGCGTTGCTGATGGTGCGACCTTGAAGATTGAACCTTTCCGATCCGCTGCATACCCAGTGATTAAGGATATGGTCGTCGACCGTTCCGCACTTGATCGCGTGATGCAAGAAGGCGGCTACGTTTCGGTGAACGCTGGTACCGCGCCTGATGCGGATACCTTGCACATGAACCACCAAACCGCTGAGCTTGCACTTGATCACGCAGCGTGTATCGGCTGTGGTGCTTGCGTCGCTGCCTGCCCGAACGGTGCAGCCCACCTATTTACTGGTGCGAAGCTAGTTCACCTTTCGCTTATGCCATTGGGTAAGGAAGAACGTGGACGTCGTGCCCGTAAGATGGTTGACGAGTTGGAAACCAACTTTGGACACTGCTCCTTATATGGCGAGTGTGCTGATGTTTGCCCAGCAGGTATTCCATTGACCGCTGTTGCCGCGATCAATAAGGAACGCGCCCGCGCAGCATTTAGCGCCAAGGATCATTAATCACCCTCATAAGGTAGTACTGCGCTGACACTATTAGCGCAGTACTTATGCAGGGGTTATCCTTAACGGTACAACTACTAGAGAAAGGGCTGTCCATGGCAGGAACGACCGTTGATAACAAAGGCTATCCAGTTTTTTCCGGTCGCATGGAGTACATCGACGGGTACGATCCAGTCAGCCTGTATGCACCGCATTCTTCTTTGCAACGCATGAGCACCTGGTTAGGCATGGGAATGATTTTGACCTCCCTAGCCGGATTAGGAACGTTCGTATTTGGTCTCGGTTCCGGACTCGTTGGCACTCAAGAACACTACCTGGCATACACCATCGGTGGTGCTGTTGCGGCAGCAATTTTGATTATCGGTGGCTTTGCGCTCATTTACCGTGGGCGTCGTTACTACCGGCAGTACCGCGCAGAGACTGGACGCGTGAACTAATTTAGCTTGACACCTCCTGATAAGAAAAGGCTCCCTCGGGAGCCTTTTCTTTATTAGCGAACAGATTGGGAAACCACCAATAAAGCAGGAATAATCGGATCCATGACTACGATGCCGTCACTGAGCGCCGAATCGGAAGCACAAAAACGCGCCAGTTTAAGAAAACATAAAAATATCGCGCTTGCTTTTTTGGTCGGTGCGGCCGTGATCTTTTTTATCTGTAAAGTTTTTGAAGCACGCGGTTATGAAAGTTTTTGGTTGGGCTTGGTAGAAGCCGGTGCCGAGGCGGGGATGGTTGGTGGCCTGGCGGACTGGTTCGCTGTGACAGCTCTTTTTCGTTACCCCTTGGGTTTAAGATTTATTCCGCATGTGGCTATTATCCCGCATGCTAAAGACAAAATTGGCGACGAGCTCACACAATTTATTCGCTCAAACTTTTTAACTACTGATCAGATTCTTGGCAAAATTAATGAGTTTGATATACCGCATCAAGCCGGGGAGTGGCTTCGGGAAAGTGAAAACGCCAACAAGCTTTCTGGATATATGGGTAGTTTTGTGCTTTATGCGGTCAACAACATTAATTCTGATGATGCTCAGGCAGTGATCCAGCATGGGGTCGTCGAAAAGCTGGCGGAGCCTGAATGGGGACCACTTATTGGCAAAGCAGGACGCAAGCTTATCGCTGATGGACACATCGAGCCATTGATTGATGATCTTATTGAGTGGGCTTATGGCAAGGTCATTGATTCGGGCGATTTCTTTGCCAAGATTACTAGGGATAAGTTGCCCAATTGGACGCCATCATTTGTCAATGAAATAGCTACTGAGAAAGTTCATAAGGAAGCAATCAAGTGGGTGGCGGAAATTCAAGCGGATCCAAACCACGATGCCCGTATCGCATTGCGTCGTTTTTTGAATCAGCTTACTGAGGATCTACAAACTGATCCGGAAATGATTGCCAAAGTTGAACGCATTAAAAATGACATTATGGCTAGCGATTCTGTTGTTCAAGCAGGGGCCACGCTGTGGGAAGCGGGTGTGCGTACGCTCACAGAAGCGATGGAAGATCCGCAGAGTTTGGTGCGAATTAAAATTGCTGATTTTGCTCGTTCTGCAGGTGAAAAGCTTATCGACGATCCTATGTGGCGCGATGCGGCACACAACTATATTCAACGCGTGGTCGGATACGTTGCGGATCGGCATATGGGCGATATTATTTCGATTATTTCGGATCAGATTCGCGGCTGGGAGGCCAAAGAAGCCAGCGAGAAAATTGAGTTAATGGTGGGCAAAGATCTGCAATATATCCGCATTAACGGCACAGTAGTTGGTGCTTTGGCTGGTGTCGTTATTTATTGTGTAGGTTATTTAATATTGCTGTTGTCGTAAAAATACCTGGATAGGAAATTATGGTTGCTTTTGT
This DNA window, taken from Corynebacterium kutscheri, encodes the following:
- a CDS encoding DUF445 domain-containing protein, whose amino-acid sequence is MTTMPSLSAESEAQKRASLRKHKNIALAFLVGAAVIFFICKVFEARGYESFWLGLVEAGAEAGMVGGLADWFAVTALFRYPLGLRFIPHVAIIPHAKDKIGDELTQFIRSNFLTTDQILGKINEFDIPHQAGEWLRESENANKLSGYMGSFVLYAVNNINSDDAQAVIQHGVVEKLAEPEWGPLIGKAGRKLIADGHIEPLIDDLIEWAYGKVIDSGDFFAKITRDKLPNWTPSFVNEIATEKVHKEAIKWVAEIQADPNHDARIALRRFLNQLTEDLQTDPEMIAKVERIKNDIMASDSVVQAGATLWEAGVRTLTEAMEDPQSLVRIKIADFARSAGEKLIDDPMWRDAAHNYIQRVVGYVADRHMGDIISIISDQIRGWEAKEASEKIELMVGKDLQYIRINGTVVGALAGVVIYCVGYLILLLS